The region CCCGTGCCGGGGTCCGCATCATCCCGGCCATGCCGGCCTTTTACCACCGGCCGGCAACCATCGACGACCTGGTGAACTTCGTGGTGGGCAAGGTCCTGGACCAGTTGGACATCCCCAACGACCTCTTCAAACGCTGGGGCGATCGCTGACGCCCGCACCATGCCCCACCCGCCTCCACCCATCGCCGCCTACCTGCGCAGCCGTGCCGTTGCCGCTCCCTGGCAGATCCAAGGCCTGCCCGCCGGGCCGTTTACGGGCGCCGTGGTCATCCCCAGCCTGGCGGAGTGCCGCAACCTCCCCCTGACGCTCCACTCCCTGGCCGCCAATCCGCCCGAGGTCCGCGCCCGTTTCCTGCTCCTGGTGGTGGTCAACCAGCGGGGGGACGCCTCCCCCGGGGAACAGGCCGACAACCGGGCAACCCTGGAGATGTTGCCCGCCTGGAAAGGGGAGTACGGGCTGGAGCATCTGCACTGGGTGGATGCCGCCTCGCCGGGCAGCGAACTGCCGCCGAAGCAGGGGGTGGGGCTGGCGCGCAAGATCGGCCTGGATCTGGCCCTGGCGCACCTGGATTTTGCCGGGGGCGATCCGCTTCTGGTCTGCCTCGACGCCGACACCACCGTCCAGCCCGACTATCTGGCGGCCATAGAAGAACACTTTGCCTGCACGGCAGAGGGGGGAGCGAGCATCCCCTACCGCCATCGCCCGGCCGGCGACCCGGCAGGCCAGGCGGCCATCGACCGCTACGAGCTGTTCCTGCGGGCCTATGTGCTGGGGTTGCAGCAGGCCGGTTCGCCCTATGCCTTCCCCACCGTGGGGAGCGCCATGGCCTGTCGGGCCTCGGCCTACGCCGCCAGCGGGGGGATGAACCGCCGTCTGGCCGGCGAGGACTTCTACTTCCTCCAGCAGGTGCACAAGGTGGCCGGGGTAGCCTCCCTCACAGGCACCGTCGTCCACCCGTCGCCCCGTGCTTCCCACCGGGTTCCCTTCGGCACCGGCCGGGCGGTGGGGGATATGCTCGCGTCCGGGGAGGGGCGGCTGCTCTTCTATCAGCCGGTGCTGTTCCGGATCCTGGGGGAGTGGCTGGCGTGCGTGGCGGGGCATGGGGGTGCCGACGGTGCCGGGCTGCTGGACCGCGCAGGCGCCATTTCGCCCCACCTGCGGGAATTCCTGGGACAGGCCGGTTTCGGTGCGGCCTGGGACAACCTGCTGCGGCACAACCCCGGCGAGGGGCGCCTGATGACCGCCTTTCACGGCTGGTTCGACGCCTTCCGCACCATGCGCCTGCTGCATCACTTAAGCGACAACGGCTGGCCCCGCGTCCCGCCGGAAGAGGCCGTGGGGCCGCTGCTGGAACGGGCCGGGTCCGAGGGTGCCCCTGATGTGGGAGGGCTGCTGGAGCGGCTGAGGGGACTCCAGGGGGTGTGAAAAGCATACGGGAAGATAAACAAAGGGCGCACCGTCTGTTGGCCAAGCCGGTCGGTTAAGGTGTTGAAAGTTGAAATGCAAAAGGTCTTCTGGCAAACGCTGGAAGACCTTTTTGTTGTGTACAAATCTCATAGAAATTCATGTTGTTTTATTAGACTTTTGCGATTTCTTCGCCAAATACCAGACCAAGAGGAGTATCGGCGCGCAAAGAACTAGAGCGGGGAGACGAAGAGACTGAGTTGTAGCTAAATTCCCATCAAGCAACATATCCAATAAAGATGGGTAATAGCGGTTTATCAGGGAGTAGTTCCCGACCATGATCGCAATGACAAAAGGAGCAAATAGCAGCGAGAGTAGGCTCAAGGGCCAATGCCAGCGCGATTCCTTTGTGTTCCGCCAGACGATTCCTGCAACCGGCAGACTTAGGATGAGCAGAAATGTAAAGGTGAAGGCGAAGAATACAAACATGCGCATTGCTCCTTTATCAATACCTTAACCGACCGGCTTGGTCTGTTGGCGGTAAGCCCTTTTGTCCCTCCATGTCGCACAAGTTGCGCGTCAGCTCTTCTGCAATACCGCCTCGGCAACGGCCCGGCCCAGGGCCCGGCACTGTTCCAGGGCCTCCGCCTTGGGGTTGAAAGGGGTGCGGACCGATTCGCCCACCAGTTTGAAACCGATCCCCTTCAACCGCTCCTCGGCCATCTTGCACGCCTCGCCGCTCCAGCCGTAGCTGCCGAACACCGCCGCCAGGCTGCTCTTGAGCTTGACGGTGCTGAGGTAGGCTAAAACGTCCCACATGGGCTTGGGGATGTCGCGGTTGATGGTGGGGATGCCGAAGATGAGGGCTTCGGCCTCTTCCATGATGTTGCGCACCTCGTCGGCGCCCAAATGGCTGATGTGGTAACTGATGACCTCCACGCCGTCGGCCTTGGCGCCGTCGGCCACCGCCGTGGCCATCTTTTCCGTGTTGCCGTGGGGCGACAGGTAGAGGATGAAGATCTTTTTCACCAGGGTCGTCGGCTTGCTCCAGCTCTCGAACTGCTCGATGGCCTTCCAGGGGTCCTGTCTGATGATCGGGCCGTGGCTGGGGCAGATCATGTCGATCACGTCGTGGCGGATCTTTTCCACCGCGGAGAGCACCTTGTCCTTGAAGGGGCGCATGAGGCAGTCGTAGTAGAAGCGGCGGGCCGAGGTGATGTCCTCTATCTCGTCGTTGAAAAGGTGCCCCGGGCTGCAGTAATGGGAGCCGAAGGCGTCGCAGGTGAAGAGGATGTTGTCCCCCTCCAGGCGGGTGAACATGGTGTCGGGCCAGTGCAGAAACGGGGCCATGATGAAGCGCAGCTTGCGGCCCCCCAGATCGATGGTGTCGCCGTCCTTGACGACCTGGGAGGTGAACGGTTTGTGTATCAGGTTGCCGAGGAAGGTCTTGGCGGCGGTGGTGGACACCACCGTGGCCTGGGGGCAGTGCTCCAGCAGGTAGGCGACCGACCCGGAGTGGTCGGGCTCGGCGTGGTTGACGATGATGTAGTCGATACTCTTCGGATCGACCAGCGATTTGATCTTGTCCATGAACTCATCGGCCCGTTTGCCTTTGACCGTGTCGATGATGGCGACCTTCTCGCTCCCCTTGATCAGGTAGGAATTATAGGTGGTGCCGTGTTCGGTGGGGAAGAGGTCGTCAAAGAGGCGCAGGTCCGGGTCTTCCGATCCGATCCAGTAAAGTCCCGGTTTTATTTCAACAGTTCCCAGCATGGCGGCAGTTCTCCTTTTCGTCGTTTCTTGCAGTGAACCACGACGGCGCTGTCGTAAATCCCCGTTCTTGACAAATTTTGTCCTTTATTATACCAGACCATTTCCCCATGGACAAGATATATCAGAAGAAGGAGGTTGTGCCGGGGCCCCTGATCTGCTACAAATTCAGCCATGAGCCAGATTGTTCGGACAAGGATCGATGCCCTGCGGCCGCTTCTCCGGGACGCGGACCCGGAGGTGCGCGCCGCCGTTGCCACGGCGATCGAGCGGCTGGAGGCCACCGGCGGCATCGACGAGATCCTCCACGCGCTGAAAACCGGGAATACGGGCGCGCGGGTCGCCGCCATCCATGCCCTGGGCGAGATCGGCGGCGACCGGGCGGTCGCCCCGCTGGTCTACTGCGCCGGCCGGCCGGAGGCCGACATTCGCTCCGCAGCGGTGGAGGCGCTCGGCCGGCTGGCCGTCCCTTCCACGCTGCCGGTGCTGCTGGAGCGTCTCGATGATGAGAATACCGCCATCCGGGGGCGGGCGATAGGGGCCTTGGCCGCTTTCCCCCCCTCGCAGCTTCTGTACGAACGGCTGCGGCCGTTTCTGGCGGCGGCGGACGGGACTCTGGAGGCCGAAGCCGCCCTGGCCCTGGCCCGGCTCAAGGATCTTTCCTCCGAGGGGCGCATCACGACGCTTCTGGCCTCGCCCCACGCCGCCACCCGCCAGGCTGCCGCTACGGCCCTGAGCCTGCTCCCGCTGGAGTTTCAATTTCTCCCGGCATCGAACGGCGAAAAGTAACGGCTACCCGCCGCTGCGCGGGACGCTGGGCCGTCAGTAATGCCGGGAGTTGATCAGGCTCCCCACGTCGATGTTCTTCAGGAGCGGATCCACCACCGCCACAATCCTGGCATAGCTTGTTCCGTCCCGTTCCGCCAGCTTCTGTTCCCGGGGCGCGGGGAGGCGGGCGCCGTCCGCTGTCAGCACGATCCTGACCACCGGCGCCTCTTCGTCCAGCGGGTTGGGGCGGTGGACGAGGGCCACCTCGTTGGTGTCCAGGCGCACCAGCGTTCCCACCGGGTATCTGCCCATCATCCCCACGAAGCGGGTCACCAGGTCGCCGTCCAGGATGGTCCCCATCAGTTTCTGCATCACCCCCAGGGCGGCCCGCGGGGTGACGGGATGCTGGTAGACCCGCAGGGTGGTGATGGCGTCGTAGGTGTCGGCGATGGCGATGATGTCGATCATCCGGTCGTAGTCGAAGCCGCGGGCCCATTCGGGATACCCGCTGCGGTTGTAGTGCAGGTGGTGCCCCAGGACGGCCTGGCCGACCCGGGGACCGAGCCCTTCCATCTCGCGGATGATCTTGGCCCCCAGTTCCGAGTGGCGCTGCATCTCCCGGAACTCCGCACCGGACAATTTGCCCGGCTTGTTGACGATCTCCTTGGGAATCATGGTCTTGCCGATGTCGTGCAGCTGCCCGGCAATGCCGACCTCCCTGACGCCGTCCGCGTCCATGCCGAGGGCGGCCCCCAGGGACATGGCCAGCACCCCCACGTTGACGCAGTGGTTGAAGGTGTAGTTGTCGTAGTCCTTGATCATGGCGAGTCCCAGGAGGGTGGAGGGATCGCGCAGGGTGATGCCGGCCAGCCGCTGTACCGCGCCGATCACCGGGGCGCTGCTGGGGATCCGTCCCTGCTCGATGTCGCGGCAGACGCCCCGGATGGCACCCAGGGCCTGGCCGTAGGTGGCCAGGGCGTAGCCTTCACCCATCTCGTCGTCCCCCTCCTCCGGCTGATCGGGCAGGGGGGCGTCCTTCCGGCGCGCCACCAGGATGTGGCGTATCTGCTGCCGCTCCATCCGGGCGCGGAGTTCGTCGGGTCCGTCCGTGGTGCCGGAGAGGAGGCGCACGAACTCCTGAAGCTCGTCAAAGGTCAGTCCGCTCTCCATGACGATCCGGTCGATCCCCTTTTCCATCATCCGGTTGGTCAGATCGGCAACAGCGGTGGAGGGTGTGATGAAGAGATGCTCCCCGAAGAACATGAGGCCATCCACAGTCCCCCAGGTGATGTGGCCGTTCTGGGCCAGAGCGGCGCCGAAAAGCCGGTCCAGCTCAAGCAGGGGCTGGCGGATGGCGGGATGGGAGGGGGGGTAGAAGGCCATGCCCTTGACCGCGCCGGAGAAGAGGGTGATCATCCGCAGGGCGAGTTGTTTGTCCACCTCCCCCATGGTCACTCCTTTGCCCGCTCGATGGCGCCGAGGGCTTCGGTGCAGGCACGGGCCAGCTCGCCCGAGCCGCGCGCCTTCTTTCTCAGGGCCGGCAGGGCGCGGCTGTCGTCCAGTTTGGCCAGACAGCCGGCGATGCCGATCTTGAACTGGGTCCAGCGGCTGCGCGCGAACAGGTGCCTGCTTTCGAGGAGCCGTACGAGGCGCGGGGTTGCCTGCTGGTCGCCGATCATGGCGATTGCCGCCAGGGCGTCGCATTTCAGGGCGAGGTTTTGCAGGAACCGGTCATCGGCGCAGACGATCTGCAAGAGCACGGCAAGGGCCTTGCGGCTCTTCATGCCGCCGAGGGAGGCGATCGCCTGGGGCCACAGCGCCGAGTCGGCGCTGCGCAGAATGTCGATGACGGCCGTCTCCGCCTGGGGACCGCCGATTTTCGCCAGGCTGCGGATCGCCTCCTTGGCGACCCTGCCGTCAGGGTTCCGCAGGCATTTCTCCAGTTCGGGGACCGCCTCCCGGCTGCCCATGTCCCCGAGGATGGCGGCCAGGTTTCTGGCCACATACCAGCGCTTGTCGTTCAGCATGGCCAGGATGGGGGCAACGGCGGACTCTCCCAGGCGTCCCAGCAGTTGGATCAGCTTTTTGCGCACGGCCGGGGTATCGGCCAGGGCCATCTTCTCCACGGCGTGCTGGATTGCAGCCTCGCCGCCGGCCACCATAACGGCCAGGCCACCCCGGGGAGAAATTCCGTTGGCCGTGCCCAGGCTCTCCAGAACGAATTCGAGGAACTCCTCCCGCGCGGCAAGCTGCTCAAGTCCGAAGCGGGCAACCCCCATGATCTTTTTCCCGCGTCCCGGATCGCCCATATGCTGGGCGAGGATCTCCGCCAGGGGGAGTACGGGCGCCAGCTCGCGGCGGGCCATGAGCGCCTCGCAGCAGGCAATGCCCTGACGGGCGAGCATGGGGTAGATGTCTTCGTCAACGGTCGTGCTCAGGCGGCTCAGGAGGGCGTACAGGGCCTGCTCCGGGTCGGCGTCTTCGGGGGCGGTGGGCGAAAGTTCCTGGGCGGCCGGGTGCTCCCAGCCGCCCCTTTCGATCTCGTCGAGCCCCGGCGGAACCACCCCCCGGGACTCGACTTCGCGACGTTTGCCCCTGATGGCCGCGAGGTCGAATTCGTTGGCCCAGATGGTGCGGATGCCGTGGTCGCCCATGACCCTTGCCAGGCCGCCTGCCTGCTGGATGGCGTCGGGTGACGCGGAGACGATCCTGATGAAGCCCAGGAGATCTTCCTGGAAGAGGTCGCGGAGAAAGGTGATTTTTTGCGCCCGCCGGGCAAAGAGCTCGAAGGAGAGGGCAGCGGTCATGCGCATGCCGTCCTGAAGCGGCTCACCGTTCGGCAGGCTGAATCCGCCGCGCCCGCACACAAGGGACAGATCGCTGCCGTCCAGCGCCCGCTGGAGGGAGAGGTACGCCTGGAGGATACTGTTCTTGCGGCTGGGGTGCCCTTTGGGGTAGAACTGCCATGCACGCAACGCCCGGCTGACGTTGCCCAGGGCCTCCAGAACGGCGGGGGGCGATGAAGGAGTGGTGACCTGCATGTGCGCTTCCTTGTGGAATGCCGGAGTGATGTGCAATACTATACGGATTATGGCGGGTTTTTGTCAAATCCAATGCGGGCGGCGGCTGCGCCGGTCATGTCGGGAACCGGGCCGCGCGGTCGGCTCCTTGCCCGGCGGCCGCATCGGACATAGAGAGGTGAAGCATGAAGCATAAAACCGTTTTTGCCTGCCAGAAGTGCGGCTGCCAATCACCGAAATGGTTGGGGAAATGCCCCGATTGCGGCGCCTGGAACAGCATGGCCGAAGAGGCGGCCGCCAAACCGGCCCCCGGCCTGCCGGCGGGCGGGGCCTCCCGCCCGGTACCGATCTGTGATGTGCCGTGCCAAGCGGAGACGCGCATCAGCTGCGGCATCGTCGAACTGGACCGGGTACTGGGGGGGGGATCGTACCCGGTTCCCTGGTGCTGATCGGCGGTGACCCCGGCATCGGCAAGTCAACCCTGCTGCTCCAGGCCATGAACAATCTGGCTGCGGGCGGCGGACCGGTGCTGTATGTGTCCGGCGAGGAGTCCGCCTCCCAGACCCGCTTGCGGGGGGAGCGGCTGGGGGCCTCCCACAAGGGGCTGCTGGTCCTGGCGGAAAATTCGCTGGAGGCCATCGTCGCCCAGGCCGCAGCCCTCAAGCCGCAGGCGCTGGTGGTGGACTCCATCCAGACGGTCTGGACCTCCTCGCTGGAGTCCGCCCCCGGCAGCGTCAGCCAGGTCAGGGAGTCGGCCGGCAAACTGATGCTCCTGGCCAAGGGGCACAACATCCCGGCTTTTCTGGTGGGGCACGTCACCAAGGACGGCGCCATCGCCGGGCCGCGGGTGCTCGAACACATGGTGGATACGGTGCTGTACTTCGAGGGGGACGGCAGCCATCCTTTCCGCATCCTGCGGGCGGTCAAGAACCGTTTCGGCTCCACCAACGAGATCGGTGTGTTCGAGATGAAGCAGGAGGGGCTGCGCTGTGTGGACAACCCTTCGGAACTCTTCCTTGCCGAGCGGCCCCTCGGGGTCGCCGGCTCCGTGGTCACCACCTCCCTCGAAGGGAGCCGGCCGCTGCTGGTGGAACTCCAGGCGCTGGTGAGCCAGTCGTCCTACGGCGTCCCCCGCCGCACCACCATCGGGGTGGACCACAACCGCCTGGCGCTGTTGGTGGCGGTACTGGAAAAAAAGGTCGGGCTGCACCTGGCCGGGCAGGACATCTTTCTCAACGCCGCCGGGGGGGTACGGCTCAACGAACCGGCAGCCGACCTGGCCATGATCATGGCGGTGGCCTCCAGCCACCTGGACAAGGTGATCGCCCCCCAGACCGTCATCCTGGGCGAGGTGGGGCTGGCCGGGGAGGTGCGGGCCGTGACCCAGCCGGAGCAGCGTATTGCCGAAGCGGAAAAGCTCGGCTTCCAGACCGCCATCCTGCCTGCCGGCAACCTGAAAAGGCTCAAGAAGGGAAAGATCAAGCTCGTGGGGGTTTCCTCGGTTGATGAGGCCATGAACCACG is a window of Geobacter sp. FeAm09 DNA encoding:
- a CDS encoding glycosyltransferase family 2 protein, giving the protein MPHPPPPIAAYLRSRAVAAPWQIQGLPAGPFTGAVVIPSLAECRNLPLTLHSLAANPPEVRARFLLLVVVNQRGDASPGEQADNRATLEMLPAWKGEYGLEHLHWVDAASPGSELPPKQGVGLARKIGLDLALAHLDFAGGDPLLVCLDADTTVQPDYLAAIEEHFACTAEGGASIPYRHRPAGDPAGQAAIDRYELFLRAYVLGLQQAGSPYAFPTVGSAMACRASAYAASGGMNRRLAGEDFYFLQQVHKVAGVASLTGTVVHPSPRASHRVPFGTGRAVGDMLASGEGRLLFYQPVLFRILGEWLACVAGHGGADGAGLLDRAGAISPHLREFLGQAGFGAAWDNLLRHNPGEGRLMTAFHGWFDAFRTMRLLHHLSDNGWPRVPPEEAVGPLLERAGSEGAPDVGGLLERLRGLQGV
- a CDS encoding FprA family A-type flavoprotein, which produces MLGTVEIKPGLYWIGSEDPDLRLFDDLFPTEHGTTYNSYLIKGSEKVAIIDTVKGKRADEFMDKIKSLVDPKSIDYIIVNHAEPDHSGSVAYLLEHCPQATVVSTTAAKTFLGNLIHKPFTSQVVKDGDTIDLGGRKLRFIMAPFLHWPDTMFTRLEGDNILFTCDAFGSHYCSPGHLFNDEIEDITSARRFYYDCLMRPFKDKVLSAVEKIRHDVIDMICPSHGPIIRQDPWKAIEQFESWSKPTTLVKKIFILYLSPHGNTEKMATAVADGAKADGVEVISYHISHLGADEVRNIMEEAEALIFGIPTINRDIPKPMWDVLAYLSTVKLKSSLAAVFGSYGWSGEACKMAEERLKGIGFKLVGESVRTPFNPKAEALEQCRALGRAVAEAVLQKS
- a CDS encoding HEAT repeat domain-containing protein — protein: MSQIVRTRIDALRPLLRDADPEVRAAVATAIERLEATGGIDEILHALKTGNTGARVAAIHALGEIGGDRAVAPLVYCAGRPEADIRSAAVEALGRLAVPSTLPVLLERLDDENTAIRGRAIGALAAFPPSQLLYERLRPFLAAADGTLEAEAALALARLKDLSSEGRITTLLASPHAATRQAAATALSLLPLEFQFLPASNGEK
- a CDS encoding HD-GYP domain-containing protein is translated as MGEVDKQLALRMITLFSGAVKGMAFYPPSHPAIRQPLLELDRLFGAALAQNGHITWGTVDGLMFFGEHLFITPSTAVADLTNRMMEKGIDRIVMESGLTFDELQEFVRLLSGTTDGPDELRARMERQQIRHILVARRKDAPLPDQPEEGDDEMGEGYALATYGQALGAIRGVCRDIEQGRIPSSAPVIGAVQRLAGITLRDPSTLLGLAMIKDYDNYTFNHCVNVGVLAMSLGAALGMDADGVREVGIAGQLHDIGKTMIPKEIVNKPGKLSGAEFREMQRHSELGAKIIREMEGLGPRVGQAVLGHHLHYNRSGYPEWARGFDYDRMIDIIAIADTYDAITTLRVYQHPVTPRAALGVMQKLMGTILDGDLVTRFVGMMGRYPVGTLVRLDTNEVALVHRPNPLDEEAPVVRIVLTADGARLPAPREQKLAERDGTSYARIVAVVDPLLKNIDVGSLINSRHY
- a CDS encoding HEAT repeat domain-containing protein, with amino-acid sequence MQVTTPSSPPAVLEALGNVSRALRAWQFYPKGHPSRKNSILQAYLSLQRALDGSDLSLVCGRGGFSLPNGEPLQDGMRMTAALSFELFARRAQKITFLRDLFQEDLLGFIRIVSASPDAIQQAGGLARVMGDHGIRTIWANEFDLAAIRGKRREVESRGVVPPGLDEIERGGWEHPAAQELSPTAPEDADPEQALYALLSRLSTTVDEDIYPMLARQGIACCEALMARRELAPVLPLAEILAQHMGDPGRGKKIMGVARFGLEQLAAREEFLEFVLESLGTANGISPRGGLAVMVAGGEAAIQHAVEKMALADTPAVRKKLIQLLGRLGESAVAPILAMLNDKRWYVARNLAAILGDMGSREAVPELEKCLRNPDGRVAKEAIRSLAKIGGPQAETAVIDILRSADSALWPQAIASLGGMKSRKALAVLLQIVCADDRFLQNLALKCDALAAIAMIGDQQATPRLVRLLESRHLFARSRWTQFKIGIAGCLAKLDDSRALPALRKKARGSGELARACTEALGAIERAKE